The Fimbriimonadales bacterium genome includes the window TGTAATCCTATTAATAATCCTTTTCCGCGCACGTCTTCTATCGAATCGCTTCGAATTTTGCGAAAACCTTGAAGTAATCTGTTTCCTAAGCGAGCGCTTTTTTCTGCTGCGTTGGAAACCTCCAATTCAGCCATTCCTGCAATCGCAACCGCGCAAGCGAGAGGATTGCCGCCGAACGTGCTTCCGTGGTCACCAGGTTTGAAAACCTCCATGATTTCTTTTTTTCCGAGCGCTGCGGAAATCGGCAGAATTCCTCCTCCCAACGCTTTCCCTACCGCCATCAAATCCGGCTTTGCATTTTCGTACATCCATGCAAACTTTTTGCCTGTGCGGCAAAGCCCTGTCTGAACCTCGTCCCAAATCAACAGCACGTTATTTTTAGAACACAGATTCCTAACTTTTTCCATATATCCTTCGGGGGGGATAATGATCCCAGCCTCTGCTTGAATCGGCTCCAATAAAACTGCTGCCGTATTTTCATTGATCGCTTTTTCTATAGCCTCCGCATCTCCGAAAGGAACGATTTTAAAACCGGGAGTAAAAGGACCGAATCCATAACGGTACTGCGGTTCCGTACTGAAACCGATCACCGTTGTCGTTCGACCGTGAAAATTGCCTTCTGCAACGATAATTTCTGCGCGGTCTTCCTTTACACCTTTTACGGTGTAAGCCCACTTGCGCGCGAGTTTTATGCATGTTTCGATTGCTTCTACCCCCGTGTTCATCGGGCAGCACATATCCATATCGCAGTACTCGCATATCGTTTTTAGAAAGAGCGCAAGTTCACTGGTATACAAAGCACGGCTTACGAGTGTAACTTTTTCTAATTGCTTCATTACGCTGCTTACGATAAATTCACTTAAATGCCCGTGCGAAACTGCAGAATAACTTCCGATGCAATCGATGTATTCCTTTCCTTTCCCGTCGTAAGCATATACTCCTCGCGCGCGAACGATATTTACTGGTAACGGATGATAATTATGTGCACCGTATCGCTCGGTAAGTTCTTTCGCTTCTTCGTCTGTTAGACGAGAAACCATTTCCTGAACACCTACCGAAAATATCTCTTCCCAAAAACTCATAAGAGTCGCTTCTTTCCCTTTCTTCGAATTCATTGTGAATTATGTTACCTATGTTCTGCATCGAAATACTACCCTTATAATGCCACCCTGTTTTTAAAAAAAATAATCTCCACAAACTACCCATCCCATTGAAGATCAATTATGCTTTCCTACTATTGATTCGCAAGTTATACGATTTCGAAAACAATTAGTCGTAAAAGAGCAACGCCTTTTTCCTCGACTCAGGATTGTCCTGCTTTTTTTGATAGACTGCGGTTTTTGAAAAAGAGCAAAGGGTCGAAGAAACATTGATGCAGAGCACTCTGTAACCAATCGAGAAAAATTTGAGGAAACTCGTCAGGGAAGCATTTTTCGGAGGACTTACTCGGAGACTTACTCATAATGCAAGCAGGACGAAAAAACCTACAACATCAGTTGTAAATACCAGGTTCACTGCCCTAAACGACCCAATCCCGCCAGTAAAATCCCAAGAAGCACCATGGGCTTATAGGTAAGCTGATATATCCATCCACTTTTTTGGAGCGATGCCGAAGCCACCTTTTCTTTAGGTTGTCCGATTACTGATACCCCTTGTAGGAAAGCCGAATTTTTGATGCGTCCAAATTTTTTTTACCATTGTGCCAAAATCATCTATAGAAAAAGATATAATCGTAAAAATGGCTTTTGCTCTCAAGTCCCCGTCGAAACTTCCGGTTGTCGCTATCGTCGGCAACCCGAATGTGGGAAAAAGCGTCCTTTTCAACCGATTGACGGGGCGTTATGTTACTGTCTCTAACTATCCCGGTACCACGGTCGAAATCTCCAAAGGACTGGCATCCGC containing:
- the rocD gene encoding ornithine--oxo-acid transaminase — protein: MNSKKGKEATLMSFWEEIFSVGVQEMVSRLTDEEAKELTERYGAHNYHPLPVNIVRARGVYAYDGKGKEYIDCIGSYSAVSHGHLSEFIVSSVMKQLEKVTLVSRALYTSELALFLKTICEYCDMDMCCPMNTGVEAIETCIKLARKWAYTVKGVKEDRAEIIVAEGNFHGRTTTVIGFSTEPQYRYGFGPFTPGFKIVPFGDAEAIEKAINENTAAVLLEPIQAEAGIIIPPEGYMEKVRNLCSKNNVLLIWDEVQTGLCRTGKKFAWMYENAKPDLMAVGKALGGGILPISAALGKKEIMEVFKPGDHGSTFGGNPLACAVAIAGMAELEVSNAAEKSARLGNRLLQGFRKIRSDSIEDVRGKGLLIGLQVKERVDTELLVQQFIQEGILTKETRQRTFRFAPPFVVNDVIVDEIVARVERALKKIGEG